The sequence GGGAAAGATTGGTAATTCTGCTCAATCCGATATTGTTATTTGGGACTCTTACAATTATCCTTCGTTAAAAATGCAAGGGAACCGTTTATTCTTTGGGGAGTCTGTAAGGGCATGTATAGAAGTAAAATCTGTATTCAATACAAGAGAATTTGCTGATATTAAAAAGAAAACAGATCTACTTAGAATCGCAAATTTAGGAAAACATTTTCATCCTACTTTGAAAGAAGAGATTCTGAGCCTAAAGCAAGGTCTTCATGAGATTCGGACAGGAACGGAACAAAATGGGATTCTGATTTCTCCGCATAGATCTGCAAGTGTAGCTTTCTCTTTTCAAGGAGGAGAAAACTTTTCCATTGCACACCTAACAAAAAAGGAATTGGAAAAAGTAGATGACCAATGGCCTGATTTGATGATCTTTTTAGCAGCTGGTAAGGTTGTTTATAAAGATTTTGAATTTGTTCCTCAAGAGGAAGATCGATACATTCAAAAGCCGTTTCTTTGCCAGTGCGAATTTTCAAAGGATGGACTTCTCTTTTTTACTGGAAAACTGCTGTCCTTGCTTTCTGAGCGAGTCATGAATATTGAAAATTATAGTTATTTTGAAGATTATGTAACTGATAGTATTCAAATAAAAGAAGAGATAAAACAAGAATATCCAATGCATCGACCTTTTCCCGGAGCATTGTTTCTATAAGTTTCAGAAATTTAACTACTATTTTCGTTTTGTTATTATTTTATTTGGAGACCATTTATGAGCCCATCTATCCATACAGAAAACGCATTTGAAACCGCCATCACAAACCATCTAACCTCGTCTGGTTGGGCCTCGGGTGATCCATCTCAATTTGATAAAAATGTTTGTCTTTTTAAATCACATATCTTGTCTTTTATTTTGCGTTCTCAATCGAAAGAATGGGAAAAACTAAAAGCCTATTACAAAGAAGATACGGAAAATAAATTCTTCCAAAGGTTGTATAAGGAACTGGAA comes from Leptospira mtsangambouensis and encodes:
- a CDS encoding DUF6602 domain-containing protein, which translates into the protein MALSEQAVVSHSGLRGSHRELILHHYLQDILPGRFAVSSGIVQGKIGNSAQSDIVIWDSYNYPSLKMQGNRLFFGESVRACIEVKSVFNTREFADIKKKTDLLRIANLGKHFHPTLKEEILSLKQGLHEIRTGTEQNGILISPHRSASVAFSFQGGENFSIAHLTKKELEKVDDQWPDLMIFLAAGKVVYKDFEFVPQEEDRYIQKPFLCQCEFSKDGLLFFTGKLLSLLSERVMNIENYSYFEDYVTDSIQIKEEIKQEYPMHRPFPGALFL